From a single Candidatus Omnitrophota bacterium genomic region:
- the recN gene encoding DNA repair protein RecN translates to MLKCLNIKNFGLIDDISIEFDEGLIVFTGETGAGKSILIDALRFALGARFNTTHLRDKNKPCIVEALFKIPPSLLEKVPDAQELLSEDDGDLIISRTYSSDGNNRNRINARLVTTGLIKELGDLLVDMHGPHDHQSLFSENTHVQFIDHMANTADLIEQYASDFALYKQLCSQMEELKELASSRDRDMESLGYQIKELEQVPLSADALGSVKTDSARANNAEKIIDAAGTVLNSLSDEDHGAEIKISGAFTHLRTLKEADPSVSPMLETLERVQSDLSSMIRDLQDYVENISFSRAETEEVNARSDIYTDILRKYGPSIEDAAEHLKKCRERFNSLVDIEHNTSSLDSRIKKAESLLREKAEKIHDKRKIGAKALKADIEKELIELGIKNVRFECRIEITGLNATGHDKVTFFISPNLGEEMKPLAQIVSSGEAARVMLALKKALQKVDPVPVLIFDEIDAQIGGRLGTITGTKLKELACGRQAIVITHLPQIAAFGNIHFRVSKSVKNGRTITTVTRISGDERISELAKMMSGEKESDIAKKHAHEMLLKALPA, encoded by the coding sequence ATGCTCAAATGCCTCAACATCAAAAACTTCGGCCTTATCGATGATATCTCGATCGAATTCGATGAAGGGCTCATCGTCTTCACCGGAGAGACCGGTGCGGGCAAATCCATACTCATAGACGCACTCAGGTTCGCGTTAGGGGCTCGGTTCAACACAACCCACTTGAGGGACAAGAACAAGCCCTGCATAGTCGAGGCTCTTTTCAAGATCCCTCCTTCCCTCCTGGAAAAGGTTCCCGACGCGCAGGAACTACTCTCGGAAGATGATGGGGACCTGATAATCTCCCGCACATACTCCAGCGACGGAAACAACAGGAACCGCATCAATGCCCGCCTTGTCACGACCGGACTCATAAAGGAATTGGGAGACCTCCTGGTCGACATGCACGGCCCCCACGATCATCAATCTCTCTTTTCCGAAAACACGCATGTACAGTTCATCGACCATATGGCCAATACTGCCGATCTGATAGAACAATACGCGTCAGATTTCGCCCTTTATAAGCAACTATGCAGCCAGATGGAGGAGCTTAAGGAACTGGCGTCCTCCCGGGACAGGGACATGGAATCCCTTGGCTATCAGATAAAGGAACTCGAACAGGTCCCATTGTCCGCGGATGCCCTGGGATCGGTCAAAACCGACAGTGCCCGGGCCAATAACGCTGAAAAAATAATCGATGCCGCCGGAACAGTGCTGAACTCATTGTCTGACGAGGACCATGGAGCGGAGATCAAGATATCCGGGGCCTTTACCCACCTCAGGACATTGAAGGAAGCGGACCCGTCGGTCTCCCCAATGCTGGAAACGCTTGAGCGGGTACAATCCGACCTTTCAAGCATGATACGGGACTTGCAGGATTACGTAGAGAACATATCCTTCAGTCGGGCTGAGACCGAAGAAGTGAACGCTAGAAGCGACATATATACCGATATCCTTCGCAAATACGGCCCTTCCATTGAGGACGCCGCGGAACACCTTAAAAAATGCCGCGAACGCTTTAATTCACTTGTTGATATTGAGCACAACACCTCCAGTCTGGATTCACGCATAAAAAAAGCCGAGTCTTTACTGCGGGAAAAAGCCGAAAAGATACATGATAAACGAAAGATAGGCGCAAAGGCATTAAAAGCCGACATCGAAAAAGAACTAATAGAACTCGGCATCAAGAACGTCCGCTTCGAGTGCAGGATCGAGATAACGGGCCTTAACGCGACCGGGCACGACAAAGTCACTTTTTTTATCAGCCCTAACCTGGGCGAGGAAATGAAACCCCTGGCACAGATAGTATCCTCCGGGGAAGCCGCAAGGGTCATGCTCGCCCTGAAGAAAGCGCTCCAGAAGGTAGATCCGGTACCGGTACTTATATTCGACGAGATCGACGCTCAGATAGGCGGACGCTTAGGTACCATAACCGGGACAAAGTTGAAAGAACTGGCTTGCGGCAGGCAGGCTATCGTCATCACACACCTTCCACAGATCGCGGCGTTCGGTAACATCCATTTCCGAGTTTCGAAATCCGTGAAGAACGGCCGGACCATTACTACGGTAACCCGCATATCCGGGGACGAGCGCATATCCGAACTCGCTAAAATGATGAGTGGGGAAAAAGAATCCGATATCGCGAAAAAACACGCTCATGAGATGCTTCTAAAAGCCCTGCCGGCCTGA
- a CDS encoding iron-containing alcohol dehydrogenase, with product MQDFVFYNPVKIVFGRDATLRIGEETSRYARNVMLLYGGGSARANGIYDKVCASLTDSGVDWTERGGVRPNPVLSFVRDSIRVFREKGLDGIVAVGGGSVIDTAKTIAAGVMYDGDPWDFFIEKATPVRAVPITVVLTLPAAASEMNCGAVITNELTLQKYHFISEQVFPKVSILDPVNTFTVPRDYSMFGAIDAIIHLLEGYFNCIETDMPVQDPYVEGLVRSIMRSADKIYTSPKDYKARADLMWAATLALNGSASAGIGPTGFPMHMIEHSLSALYDVPHGAGLAIVSLAWMKYAYKERKNRFTRFAEKIFDISDGEGEGVALEGITALERWYKSVSAPVRLADIGVSREEIALISENAYMTSVQWGLDGRYTRETIADILELAA from the coding sequence ATGCAGGATTTTGTTTTTTATAATCCCGTCAAGATAGTGTTTGGCCGGGACGCGACCCTTAGAATAGGGGAAGAAACCTCGCGTTATGCCAGGAACGTAATGCTTCTTTACGGTGGTGGTAGCGCTCGGGCGAATGGGATATACGATAAGGTATGCGCGAGCCTCACTGATAGCGGGGTAGACTGGACCGAGCGGGGTGGGGTAAGGCCTAATCCTGTCCTGTCGTTCGTCAGGGACTCTATCCGTGTATTCAGGGAGAAGGGCCTGGACGGGATAGTGGCAGTAGGTGGCGGGAGTGTCATTGATACGGCTAAGACCATAGCGGCCGGGGTGATGTATGATGGGGATCCTTGGGATTTTTTCATAGAAAAAGCGACGCCTGTACGTGCCGTACCGATCACGGTCGTTCTTACGCTGCCGGCCGCCGCTTCGGAAATGAACTGCGGTGCAGTTATAACCAATGAACTGACGTTACAGAAGTATCATTTCATATCAGAACAGGTGTTCCCTAAAGTGTCTATTCTTGACCCGGTGAACACTTTCACGGTCCCGCGTGATTATTCGATGTTCGGCGCGATAGACGCGATAATACATCTGCTTGAGGGTTATTTCAATTGTATAGAGACGGATATGCCGGTGCAGGACCCGTACGTCGAGGGTCTTGTCAGGTCGATCATGCGTAGCGCGGATAAAATATATACCTCCCCCAAAGATTATAAAGCCCGGGCTGATCTTATGTGGGCGGCAACGCTTGCGCTTAACGGCTCGGCTTCTGCCGGTATCGGGCCGACGGGGTTCCCCATGCATATGATAGAACACTCGTTAAGCGCTTTGTATGACGTGCCGCATGGCGCTGGCCTGGCCATAGTATCCCTGGCTTGGATGAAATATGCGTATAAAGAGCGGAAAAACAGGTTCACGCGTTTCGCGGAAAAGATCTTCGATATATCCGATGGGGAGGGGGAGGGCGTCGCGCTTGAGGGGATAACCGCGCTTGAGCGATGGTATAAGAGCGTTTCCGCGCCGGTCCGGCTGGCTGATATTGGTGTGTCCCGGGAAGAGATCGCCTTGATATCCGAGAACGCGTATATGACGTCGGTCCAGTGGGGGCTTGACGGAAGGTATACGCGGGAAACTATTGCGGACATACTTGAACTGGCCGCTTGA
- a CDS encoding aconitate hydratase, translating to MNMSLTYKILKEHLVAGELEPGKEIGIRIDQTLTQDATGTMAYLQFESMGIPRVRTEISVSYVDHNTIQQGFENADDHRYLRTLASKYGIYFSRPGNGICHQVHLERFGAPGKTLLGSDSHTPTGGGIGMIAIGAGGLDVAVAMGGGAFYLTAPRVIKVELVGKLRKWVSAKDVILHILDVLSTKGNVNMVLEYAGEGVKTLSVPERATITNMGAETGVTTSIFPSDEMTLRFLRAQGREASWRELAADEGANYDRVLTVDLAKVVPMAAAPHSPGNVVKVADIAGLKVDQVAIGSCTNSSLRDLFVAGEVLSGKKVHPDTSLVVAPGSKQVFSMISKSGTLTKMIAAGARIMESVCGFCIGNGQAPESDAVSVRTSNRNFEGRSGTRSARVYLVSPETAALCAINGKFTDPLSVPEGSYPEFHMPAEFDVDDSMVLPPSDPQRAGAVKVLRGPNIGDPPKNKPLNDSLAGEIAIKVGDKITTDHIMPAGSRLKYRSNVKKYSEYVFEGEDPTFSARAAVLRNRGKSVFIVAGESYGQGSSREHAALCPMFLGVKAVIARSFERIHAANLVNFGILPLVFDDPEDYDRVDLGDQAEINGILDALGADIDLLLEVPAKGLKMRLKYHLSARQREIVMAGGLLNYTAR from the coding sequence ATGAACATGAGCCTGACATATAAGATATTGAAAGAACACCTTGTCGCCGGGGAACTGGAGCCGGGGAAAGAGATCGGGATAAGGATAGACCAGACGCTTACACAGGACGCTACCGGGACAATGGCGTACCTTCAGTTCGAGTCCATGGGGATACCCCGGGTGCGAACGGAGATATCGGTAAGTTATGTGGACCACAATACGATACAGCAAGGCTTTGAGAACGCGGATGACCACAGGTATTTGCGGACCTTAGCGTCCAAATATGGTATATATTTTTCCCGTCCGGGTAACGGTATCTGCCACCAGGTCCATCTGGAGAGGTTCGGGGCTCCGGGTAAAACACTTCTTGGCAGCGACAGCCATACCCCGACCGGCGGCGGTATCGGCATGATAGCCATCGGGGCTGGCGGGCTGGATGTGGCTGTGGCTATGGGTGGCGGGGCGTTCTACCTTACGGCTCCTCGGGTCATAAAGGTCGAGCTTGTAGGGAAACTGAGAAAATGGGTCTCGGCCAAGGACGTGATCTTGCATATACTGGATGTCCTGTCCACTAAAGGCAATGTTAATATGGTGCTTGAGTACGCGGGGGAGGGGGTCAAAACGCTTTCAGTGCCGGAAAGGGCCACCATAACCAATATGGGCGCCGAAACAGGCGTTACGACCAGTATTTTCCCTTCCGATGAAATGACGTTAAGGTTTTTGCGCGCCCAGGGTCGGGAAGCGTCCTGGAGGGAGTTGGCGGCCGATGAGGGCGCGAACTATGACCGCGTGTTAACGGTCGATCTTGCTAAAGTTGTGCCTATGGCCGCGGCGCCGCATTCACCCGGGAATGTGGTCAAGGTCGCTGATATCGCAGGTCTTAAGGTTGACCAGGTGGCTATCGGAAGCTGTACGAATTCCTCATTGAGGGATCTATTCGTAGCGGGAGAAGTGCTTTCCGGGAAAAAAGTCCATCCGGATACGTCGCTTGTGGTCGCGCCCGGGTCTAAACAGGTGTTTTCCATGATATCAAAAAGCGGGACGTTGACCAAGATGATCGCTGCCGGCGCGCGGATAATGGAGAGTGTCTGCGGTTTTTGCATAGGAAATGGACAGGCCCCGGAATCCGACGCGGTCTCTGTCCGTACAAGCAACCGGAATTTCGAAGGACGTTCCGGGACCAGGTCGGCGCGGGTCTATCTTGTTTCTCCCGAGACAGCGGCATTATGCGCGATAAACGGTAAATTCACGGATCCTTTATCCGTGCCGGAAGGATCATACCCTGAATTCCATATGCCTGCAGAGTTCGATGTCGATGATAGTATGGTGTTGCCGCCTTCGGACCCGCAACGAGCTGGGGCAGTTAAGGTGCTCAGGGGGCCGAATATCGGTGACCCGCCCAAGAACAAGCCACTTAACGATTCCTTGGCAGGAGAGATCGCCATCAAGGTCGGTGACAAGATCACTACCGACCATATAATGCCTGCCGGTAGCCGGCTGAAATATCGTTCGAATGTCAAAAAGTACTCGGAATACGTTTTTGAGGGCGAGGACCCCACTTTTTCCGCACGTGCTGCCGTATTGCGTAACCGGGGTAAAAGTGTCTTTATCGTGGCGGGGGAGAGCTATGGGCAGGGTTCGAGCCGTGAACATGCCGCTTTATGTCCAATGTTCCTGGGGGTCAAGGCGGTGATCGCGCGCTCTTTTGAGCGGATCCACGCGGCAAATCTAGTGAATTTCGGTATTTTACCGCTGGTCTTTGATGACCCGGAGGACTATGACCGGGTAGATCTGGGAGACCAGGCCGAAATTAATGGCATATTAGACGCTCTGGGGGCTGATATCGACCTGTTGCTGGAAGTGCCTGCCAAGGGCCTTAAAATGCGTTTAAAGTACCATTTATCGGCACGTCAGCGTGAGATAGTCATGGCCGGAGGGCTGTTGAACTATACCGCAAGGTAA
- the tpx gene encoding thiol peroxidase, which translates to MGEQRICTVKGAPVTLAGQELKTGERAPSFRVVSNDLTSSVIEFSGGITVIASVPSLDTPVCDLEIKRFHKEALALSDSVRVIFISMDLPFAQKRFCDDFQIKRVSTYSDHRDADFGVKYGVLINELRLLSRAVFVVDDAGSIGYVEYVPELTSHPDYDSAISAVKSALEEGRR; encoded by the coding sequence ATGGGAGAACAGAGGATCTGTACGGTCAAGGGGGCCCCGGTCACTTTGGCCGGGCAGGAACTGAAGACGGGAGAGCGTGCTCCATCGTTCAGGGTTGTTTCAAATGACCTGACATCAAGTGTTATCGAGTTCAGTGGAGGTATAACGGTCATAGCTTCAGTGCCATCCCTGGATACCCCGGTCTGTGATCTTGAAATAAAACGTTTCCATAAAGAGGCCCTGGCCCTATCGGATAGCGTCAGGGTCATCTTTATAAGCATGGACCTTCCTTTCGCTCAAAAACGATTCTGTGATGATTTCCAGATAAAAAGGGTAAGCACTTATTCGGATCACCGGGACGCGGATTTCGGGGTAAAATACGGAGTCCTGATAAATGAGCTGAGATTGCTTTCAAGGGCCGTATTCGTAGTAGATGACGCCGGATCGATCGGATACGTGGAATATGTGCCCGAGCTTACGTCTCACCCGGATTATGACAGCGCTATATCCGCTGTCAAAAGCGCGCTGGAAGAAGGACGTAGATGA
- a CDS encoding NAD-dependent protein deacylase, whose amino-acid sequence MEVTDKSVFPKIARMLKGCTGLFCVTGAGVSADSGLPTYRGEGGLYSDKMTEEGIPIEVALAGDMLKENPAITWKYLSQIEARSRKASFNEAHRVLAEMEKFFEVCILTQNIDGFHTDAGSGNVIEIHGNIHDIFCTECGWKDTVKDFSSLVIPPLCPKCAGIVRPAVVFFGETLPYRALQKLYYETDRPYDVFMSIGTTSVFPYIKEPIIRARNMKKATIEINPDCTDVSDIVDIRVSMGASEALTGIWRAFNEL is encoded by the coding sequence ATGGAGGTTACAGACAAGAGCGTATTCCCGAAAATAGCGCGGATGCTTAAGGGCTGCACGGGGCTTTTTTGCGTCACAGGGGCTGGTGTATCCGCTGACTCCGGTCTGCCTACGTACCGTGGGGAGGGTGGGTTGTATTCCGATAAAATGACCGAAGAGGGAATACCTATTGAAGTGGCGCTGGCGGGGGACATGCTCAAAGAGAACCCGGCGATCACATGGAAATACCTTAGCCAGATCGAAGCTCGGAGCAGGAAAGCCTCTTTCAACGAGGCGCATCGTGTTCTCGCGGAAATGGAGAAATTTTTCGAAGTATGCATCTTGACGCAGAACATAGACGGGTTCCACACAGACGCGGGGTCCGGGAACGTTATTGAGATACATGGGAATATCCACGATATTTTCTGTACCGAATGCGGCTGGAAGGACACGGTCAAGGACTTCAGTTCCTTAGTGATACCACCATTGTGCCCGAAATGTGCCGGGATCGTCCGTCCGGCAGTGGTCTTTTTCGGGGAGACATTGCCATACAGGGCCCTGCAAAAGTTGTATTACGAGACGGACCGGCCATATGATGTTTTTATGTCCATAGGCACGACCAGTGTTTTCCCGTATATCAAGGAACCCATTATCAGGGCCAGGAACATGAAAAAAGCGACTATTGAGATAAATCCGGACTGTACGGATGTGTCTGACATCGTGGATATCAGGGTGTCCATGGGCGCGTCGGAGGCCCTGACCGGTATATGGAGGGCTTTCAATGAGCTATGA
- a CDS encoding HD domain-containing protein translates to MNISIRTKLFATTISILVLAVTSTAAINITKFRSMYIEAMLERARADAQDIRSAILHGLNYFPLDSFSDMRYLLRSRLSPKFSYCYVANADRKILYHSEGDVDDDKLPDIFTAKLELLGENNSIIVSVEGYYESVIPIVFKEERVGTIHVGIEKNLVDGAVIRMIAQTVTILIIALLASIFVLYYLLTKNITEPIRMLLKKVTYINSRFDITKRIKEQKGDELAAFARSFDLMSEELQIIFEGSINALATAVESRDPYTAGHQRRVADLARTIAKEMGLPEKKQNEIYMSGISHDIGKVGVPTRILTKRGKLTEEEIELIRSHPQVGYDILKAIDFDWPIARTVLQHHEHMDGTGYPNGANGDNILLEARIITVADVVEAMAAPRPYREGLGIEAALDEILLKRDTWFDPKVVDTCLKLFYEQKYTFDFTNLNITMIDPNQLSR, encoded by the coding sequence ATGAATATAAGCATACGTACCAAGCTATTCGCTACCACAATATCCATATTGGTGCTGGCCGTAACGTCGACAGCTGCTATCAATATCACTAAGTTCCGGTCAATGTACATCGAGGCTATGCTGGAAAGGGCCAGGGCCGACGCCCAGGACATACGTTCCGCCATTCTCCATGGGCTGAACTATTTCCCGTTGGACTCGTTCTCCGATATGAGATATCTCCTTAGGTCGCGGCTTAGTCCGAAGTTCAGCTATTGTTATGTGGCTAACGCCGACAGGAAGATACTGTACCATAGCGAAGGTGATGTCGACGACGATAAGCTACCCGACATATTTACCGCGAAACTGGAGCTTTTAGGGGAGAATAACAGTATAATCGTCTCTGTTGAGGGATACTATGAGAGCGTGATCCCGATAGTGTTCAAGGAGGAAAGGGTAGGGACGATACATGTTGGCATAGAGAAGAACCTGGTGGATGGGGCGGTTATCCGCATGATAGCCCAGACCGTGACCATACTTATTATCGCGCTCCTGGCCTCCATATTCGTGCTCTATTACCTGCTCACCAAGAACATTACAGAGCCCATACGGATGCTCCTGAAAAAGGTCACCTACATAAACTCACGATTTGATATCACCAAGCGCATAAAAGAACAGAAAGGGGACGAGCTCGCGGCGTTCGCGCGGTCTTTTGACCTCATGTCCGAGGAACTGCAGATAATATTCGAGGGTAGCATAAACGCCTTGGCCACCGCCGTTGAAAGCAGGGACCCTTACACGGCTGGTCATCAACGAAGGGTGGCAGATCTGGCGCGTACCATCGCGAAAGAGATGGGCCTGCCGGAGAAAAAGCAGAACGAGATATATATGTCAGGCATAAGCCATGATATCGGTAAGGTCGGCGTGCCGACACGAATACTAACGAAACGGGGTAAGTTGACAGAAGAGGAGATAGAGCTCATACGCTCGCATCCACAGGTCGGATACGATATTCTCAAGGCGATCGATTTTGACTGGCCCATCGCCAGGACGGTGCTTCAACACCACGAGCATATGGATGGTACGGGGTATCCCAACGGAGCCAATGGTGACAATATACTGTTGGAGGCCAGGATAATAACGGTCGCGGACGTGGTGGAGGCCATGGCAGCCCCGCGTCCCTACAGGGAAGGCCTGGGTATTGAAGCCGCGCTGGACGAGATATTGTTGAAGAGGGATACATGGTTCGACCCAAAGGTCGTTGACACGTGTCTCAAACTGTTCTATGAGCAGAAATATACGTTTGATTTTACCAATCTTAATATCACGATGATAGACCCGAACCAGCTCTCCCGATAA
- a CDS encoding Spy/CpxP family protein refolding chaperone, giving the protein MRDGLMNAAAVLVISLSCAIMGHASEAGPEGDITGCPVSAETRTASFNTRSSGMPIPLQYQRLIDVLTSKREDLALTKEQENTITAVLEGSRKRSNDLDKEINETSMEIDTILLSGEYEPDVVNMMVEKKFDLIKEKSQYLIMEQDKIYRVLNDEQRSVLVGEIKAVDKRTRRGFRPVNFGEQ; this is encoded by the coding sequence ATGAGGGATGGACTTATGAACGCGGCTGCAGTACTGGTAATATCGTTATCGTGCGCGATCATGGGGCATGCCTCTGAGGCCGGTCCGGAAGGGGACATCACGGGCTGTCCTGTATCGGCTGAGACGAGAACTGCCTCGTTCAATACGCGCTCAAGCGGCATGCCCATCCCGCTGCAATACCAGCGCTTGATCGATGTGCTTACCAGTAAACGTGAGGACCTGGCCCTTACCAAGGAACAGGAGAACACCATAACCGCGGTCTTGGAGGGGTCCAGAAAGAGATCGAACGACCTGGACAAGGAAATAAACGAAACCAGCATGGAGATCGACACGATCTTGTTGTCCGGCGAGTATGAGCCTGACGTGGTGAACATGATGGTGGAAAAGAAATTCGACCTGATAAAGGAAAAATCACAGTACCTGATCATGGAACAGGATAAGATATATCGAGTCCTCAATGATGAACAGAGGAGCGTTCTGGTCGGGGAGATCAAGGCGGTAGACAAGCGTACCCGCAGAGGTTTCCGGCCGGTGAATTTTGGGGAGCAATGA